A window of Hevea brasiliensis isolate MT/VB/25A 57/8 chromosome 14, ASM3005281v1, whole genome shotgun sequence contains these coding sequences:
- the LOC131172888 gene encoding uncharacterized protein LOC131172888: MEFAYNNSYHTSLGIAPYEALYGRRCRTQVHWTEVGERKLKGLKMVHQTMDEIQMIKSRLKAAQDRQKSYVDLKKRDIEYNVGDKKQPIELREDLTYEEEPVEVIDREEKVLRNKAIPFVKIRWSNHSKK; encoded by the exons ATGGAGttcgcttataacaatagctaccatacTAGTCTTGGAATAGCTccttatgaggcattatatggaaggagATGTAGAACCCAAGTGCATTGGACTGAAGTAGGGGAAAGAAAACTAAAGGGTCTAAAAATGGTACATCAAACTATGGATGAAATCCAAATGATAAAGAGTAGGTTAAAAGCAGCACAAGATAGGCAAAAGAGTTATGTAGATTTGAAgaaaagagatattgagtacaatGTTGGTGATAAG AAgcaacctattgagttgagagaaGATctaacatatgaggaagaaccagtGGAGGTCATTGATAGAGAAGAGAAAGTCTTAAGGAACAAAGCAATTCCTTTTGTTAAAATTCGTTGGAGCAATCATTCAAAGAAATAA